DNA from Agathobaculum sp. NTUH-O15-33:
AAAGCCTGATTTCAGCTGCGTTTTGATCTGTGCGGTGGCCGCCTTGTTTTTGGGCCAGACCTGCTCATCGTCCGCAAACGTAAAGGTCAGCTTATTGCCTTCGATCCGCACAGCGCTATTGTCGTTCAGCGCGATCTCCGCATCGTTCACACGCAGGCCAGTAAACTCCGCTTCAGCCGTCGACAGCTCGTCGGTCAACGTCGCACCCGCGAGGGACGCGCCGTTTTGCGGCGTCAGAACGATTTCCCAGGTGATCGTGCGCGTTGCCGCATCATAAGTCTTTACTTTTTTGCTGATCGTGCAAAGCGGCTGCTTTTGTACTACATTGTCCCAATCCAGCTCGATCGTCGTATCGCCCAGATGGATGGAATCCGGCTTTTCGCCCTGTCCGGCGTCGTCTTTCATCGAGCAGCTCATCCAGAAGTAGAAGGACAGCGAACGCTTATTTTCAACAAACTCGCTGTTGAACGCGATCGTTGCGGTCGAATTTGCGGTATCGACCGTGATCGTGCCGAGCGCAGTCCCATCCTTCAGTTTCAGCGGCGCGGCGCCGTTATTGTTCGCGCCGTCCAGACCGTTCAGCTCGAATATTTTGCCAAAGTCCGTCAGGTCGACGGTTATGCGCTTTCCCGCAATGTCGTTTAAGGTTACAAAGGGATCGAGCACGCAGTCATAGCGAATGCCGAATACCTTTTGGGGATCGATTTTACCGGTGAGCGCGTTATCCGGTTGCTCATCCGGCCGTACATTTTCGCCGTACAGGCGCACCGTCTGGCTGGCATGACTGCCGTTTACAGTAAAGGTGTATCCGCTCACGCCGCCCGGCTGAATGACCCAACCGGAAGCAAGCGGTACGCCGTCTTCCCCTGCCACGCCCACGTCCGTTCCGTTTGTCATCACGGCGCGCGGCCCGATCACACGAGTGCGCGGGGTGAAAAACGCCACCGCGGGCGATGGCTCTCCTTCGGGTGCGGGCGCTGTTTCCGGCGCGAGCTCGGGCGTGGGTTCCGGCGTGGGCTCCGGGGTCGGTTCGGGCGCGGGTTCTGGGGCTGGAACGGACTCCGGCGCAGGCGTGGATTCCGGTTGCGGTTCCACGGGCGCGGGCGCCGCGTCGCTTTGCTGCGGCGCTTCCGGCTCTACCGTCATATCGGGATCGATAGCGGCGGACGGATCAGCGGGCTGTGCGGGCTGCGCGTCGATCGACGGTTCATCCGGAACTGTGGGTTCATCCGGGTTTGCCGGATCGCTTGGAGCTTGCGGTCCGTCCGGCGTTTCGCCCTGCTCCTGATCGGCCCGCTCTTCCGCGGGTGCCTTAAGCTCGTTCGAGATATTCTGTACGGGCGCTTCCCCTTCCGTATACACCACGGTATCAGAGGGCGGCATCCCGTTCACGGTATCAATAACAGCCGGTTTTCCCCCCAGATTCTCCGCAATGAGCAGGAACTGATACGAGGGCGCGGCGGTCACATCGCCGCCCACCAGCCGCCTATAGGCGGTGTAGAACTGCACGCCGTTTTGTGGCGCGCTGTGATCCACGAGGGTATAGCCGTCAAGCGCCGCTTGCGCATCAGACGGTGCTTCGGCAGCGTCCAACCCTTGAAAGATATTAAGCGCGGCTTCGGTATGCACCGAGACCGCCGAACCATCATACGTCACAATTTCGCCGCCCGCAGCGCCGGCGACAGGAATGCCGGTGCCCGAGATCAGCGTCGCCGCCGCGAGGGCCAGCGCGCCGAAACGGCGAATGAAATACTTGGTACGCATAAGAAAGAACTCCCTTTCCAAAAAGGCCGGATACACCGGTAAAAAATTTTAATTGACAGCGCCCCCATTCCCGGGTACGCTAAAATTGTGAAGGTGATTAAATGACTAAAAGAAGATGGGGAAAGTGGATATTAATGTTAGGCCTATCCCTCGCTGCGGCCGGTTTGCTATATGAAGGCATGCACTACCCTTGGGGCGCGCTGCTTGGGCGGCAAGCCGTGCCGGACGATCCCGCTCCGGTTTCCGATACATGGGTGGAAACCAGCGCCCCGGAACAGCCGCTGGCTGTTCTGCCCGGTGAAGAAGCGGAAAACGAGCCCGCAGCCGATGCCGAGCCGATGCAGGCGGGCATTATCAAGATACCGCGCCTGCAAGCGGCGGACAATATCGTCGAAGGGGTGGACCAGCCCGCGCTCCGCCTTGGCGTGGGGCATATGGGCGGCACGGCGCTGCCCGGGCAAACGGGCAACTGCGTGTTGGCCGGGCACCGGCCGCGCGACCTGCTGCGCCATTTGGATCTGGTCGAAACCGGGGACACCATTTTGTTGTCCGATCAGGAAAATCGCTATACCTACGAGGTGTTCCGCACCATGACGGTAGAGCCGACCGAGTTTTGGATCACCGAACCGGTAGAGGGCCGCGACGCGGTCATAACGCTGTTTACCTGCACGCCTTACATGGTATCCACGCACCGCCTAGTCGTTCAGGCCGAACTGACGGAAACCGCGCCGCTTTCGTAGGCGGGCCTCAGCTTCCCGCAAGCTCCTGCCGCTCGGCCTGTGCCTGCATGGCGGAATCGATCAGGAACAAAAGCTCCAACGCGCTGCGGAAGCAGCGGGTCTTCTTCTCTTCCATCCACACCGCTTCGCCCTGCCAAGTGGCGTTTTGCCGGAAGTGCACGCGCACGATTACCGTGGCGATCCGTCCCGGGGTGTGCGATACCTCGCGCCACTCCCCCGCCCGCACCTGATCGGTCGGGCCAAAAGAACGGTACGTATCAAACCGCTCGGCGGCTGTTTCACGGTCCAGCGTGCCGTCCAGCTCGCGCAGTAGGGGCAGCAGCGCGCTAAAACGGAATGTTTTCTGGCTCACGCCGCTGTATAGCCTTCCGGCGGGCTCCCCATTGTTATATTCATCGATACAGAGGAAGAACTGTCGGTTTTGGTAGGGCATCGCGTTAGGCATTGCCAACATGACGCATCCGCTCCTTTCATACTGCTCTTAGGTTATAGGTACAGTATAGCGCGGCCCGGTTATATCCCGGTTACATTCTTGCGCGCCATGCAAAGATTTTTGCCATTTCCCAAACAGTTTGTGTGCATTTTTCATATAAATAACCATTCCAACTTATCTAAACGGACAAAAAAGCGTTACCGCTTTATAAGCGGTAACGCTTTTTATTTTTTCTTATCCCGCCTGCCCGTTTTCCTCGTGCGAGGGGCGCAGGGGGCGCAGCTTGCAGGAAACGCTGACCGGAATACGCGGGTTATCGCGCCGGAACAGCTTCTGAATGCGCTCTAGCACCATACTGCCGGTTTCATATGTAACCGTAGAAAGCAGCACCACATACTGCGCCTGACTATACCGCGCGATCACATCGCTGCGGCGCAGGCTTTGGCAGGCGGCGGCAAGCAGCCGGTCCATCGCTTTGGTCAGCACATCGGGCGTAGGGGTCTCGCATTTTGCGCCGGTCACCGTGAGCAGGCCCAGAAAAATGCGGCCGCCGTACCGCGCGAGGCATCGTTCCTCGATGCGGAAAATATCCTGAAAGATGCCGTATTCGCATACGTACGCGCCGGATGAAGAGGAATCCTTCTCCTCCAAAACGCCGCGCACATTGTCAATATCAAGGTCCATCGATTGCTCTGCTTCGGCAATGCGGCGGTAAAGAGCGCGCAGCTCGTCGGAAACCTGCACGCCAAGCTCGGAATAATACAGCTCGGTCACGTGCTGATACTGGGTGAGCGCGTCCTGCGAGCGGCCCGCGTCGGTCAGCGCGAGGATGAGCGCATAGTTCAGTTCCTCATCCAGCTCGTCAAACCGCAGCGCCTTACGGCAAAGCGTGATGACCTGCTCCGGTTCGTCCTGCCGCTGGTAATAGTCGCATAGCTCGCTGATGACCTTGCGGTAGCATTCATGCAGATAGGCCGCGGGCGTGGCCATCCAAAGCTCGGAACCATCCAAAAAGCGGCCGCTGTACAGATCGCTGAGGCGCAGCAACAGCTCGGTGCGCTTCTTCTGCGTCAAGGTGCTGTCGCTCAGACGGCGGCAAGCCTCCTCGAACTCGACCGCGTCGATCTGCGCTTCCAGCGCAGGGTTCCACTGGTAGCTGCCCTGCTGCACGAGGAAAAACGGGATGTCGCCGTCCGCGCCGCCTTCGACCAGCGCCGCGCGCAGCCGGTGGATCAGCGTTTTCAGCGCGCCGCGCGGGTTGGCGCTGCGCTCCTCCGGCCAAAAGGTATCATACAGCTCGCTGTGGGAAACCGGCCGGTCCGCGTGCAGCAGCAAGTACTGCAATACGCCGCGCAATTTCTTTGCATGACGCAGAGGCTCGCTGACCACCTTGCCATCGATTGAAACAGTGAATTCACCGAACATTCGCACGGTTATGTGCGGCATTTGACTCTCCTGCACTTGCAACGCCTTCCTTCCGTTTTATGAGCAGCTTTTACTCCACAGCGGCTGGATAAAAGAAAGAATTCAACATTCCTCTAAGCGCCGCTGCCTGCATAATCAGTTAAATCTGGATGTGAACATTATCTAATGGCGATTATTATACCACAATAGGTTACAAAAGGGAAGGCTAACTTGCATCCGACACGCCCGTGCAAAGATGAACAACCAGTCGTTTTTACTGGTTTTATAGCGATTTTAGGCGTTTTGTCATTTGTTCGCGGTCTATACTGCAATGCAGCGCGTTTTCCGCAGTGATCACGCCCGCGCGGAACAGGCGCAGCAGATCGCCGTCCATCGTGCGCATTCCCTCCGCCGCGGAGGATTGCAGCACCGCGCCAAGCTGATGCTGCTTCGCATCGCGGATCAAATTGGACACGGCTGGATTGACGCGCATGATCTCAAAGGCGGGTTCGACCCGGTGGTCGCCCTGCACCAGCTGCTGGCTGACGACGGCGCGCAGCACCATGGAAAGCTGCATGCGCACCTGCGCCTGCTGGGCGGGCGGAAAAGCGTCCACGATGCGGTCGATCGCGTTAGCCGCGCCGGTGGTATGCAGGGTGGATATGACCAGATGGCCGGTCTCCGCCGCGGTCATCGCGGTGCGGATGGTCTCATAATCGCGCATCTCGCCCAGCAAAATAACGTCGGGCGCTTGCCGCAGCGCGGCGCGCAGCGCGGGCACATACCCTTCCGTGTCGACGCCGATCTCACGCTGGGAGACAATGGACTTTTTGTGATGGTGCAGGTACTCGATCGGGTCCTCCAGCGTGACGATGTGCCCCTCGCGGGTGCTATTGATACGGTCGATCAGGCAGGCCAGCGTGGTCGTTTTGCCGCTGCCCGCCGGACCGGTGACCAGCATCAGCCCGTGGGCCAGATCCGCCAGCGCCATCACTTCATCCGGAATGTGCAGCGTGCCGGGGTCGGGCAGATCGAAGGTGATGATGCGCACGACCGCCGCGAGCGAGCCGCGCTGGCGGTACACATTCGCGCGGAACCGGGACATGCCGGGCACGGAAAAAGCAAAATCATCCTCGCCGGTTTGTTCCAGCCGCGCCATCGGGCGGTTTTGCGCCATGTTGTAAATCTCCGCCACGATCGCGGCGGTATCCGCGGGCATTAGGCGCGTTTCCGTATGGCGGCAGAGCACGCCGTCCAGCTTATACGCGGGCGGCATGCCGGCGACGAAGAACGCATCCGACGCATGCTTTTCCACTACATTTTTAAAAAATTCGGTCAAATCCATGGTTATTCACTCACAATCCTTCGCTATTGGTAAACAGGCAGGGTCGTATCGGTATCGGCGGGATCATCCGGCACAATATGGCCGGAAAGAACGGTATATGCCGTCTCGCCGTTTGGTTCGGCTTGCAGGCGTATACGGAGCACATAGCTCCCCTGCGCGCCCGCTTGAAAGCGCGCGGAAAACTCGCTGCCGTCAAAAGACGCGTCCGCGGCCCCCTGTTTCTCTGCGGCGGCCACGGCAAGCGCGCCGCAGCTTGCGGGCGCCTGCGCCGCGGCGCCGTCCAGCGCCGCCAGCACGGTATCGGCTTTTCCGGCGGCTTCGTAGTATGCTTGCGCGGTATCGGCGGTGCGGCCCGCAAGCGTTCGCGCCGTCTGCGCCCGCGAAAGGGCCAGCATGGAAAACAGCGCGAACAGCAATATTAGCAGCACGGTCAACACGGTTGGCCCGCCGAATACCGAAGCGGACGCCCGCTCCTTCTTGCTCATTGGCCCGCCCCCCTTACAAACCGTTTGGTCGTGAGCTGATAAACGGAGCCGCTATCGGTCAGTCGATCGACCGCGATCGATGCCGTTGCAACGCGGTCTTGCGACTGCTTCGTATGCATCGTCAGCCGAAAGGCGGCGTTTGTTTCCACGGCGGGCTTCCACTCTTCATCAAAGAATATGGTCAGCACGTCTCCGGAGGCAGCCGCGCCAAGCAGCCGCGCCGCGCCGGCGGCGTCGCCGTTTGCGGCGGCAAAGCTTTCTGCCGCGTTTTCAGCGGCCAGCATCGCGCCGCCCAGCTCGTCGCTCTGCCGTGTCAGCGCCTGCGCGCGCGCGAGCAGCGTCAGGCAAACGGCGGCGCAGATGCAAAAAAACACCAGATCGATCGTCAATTCAAACAGGAACAAGCGCGATCGGGGCAATCGTTTCATGCAGCCGCCCCCTCTCCCAGCCGGGGCGCGAGCAGCACCTCGCCGCTGCGCCCGTCCTGACCGGTCAATACGGCGCGGACCAGTCCGTTCTCTTGCTCCCGCGACAGATGCAGCGACTTTGCCGGCAGAAGCGCCGCGCCGTCCGCCGGGGTGAGCGTCACATCCACGGGTGTGAACAATTCGCACAGCGAATCGTTATAGCAGTACAGCCGGGTCACATAGGTCTCGCC
Protein-coding regions in this window:
- a CDS encoding sortase yields the protein MTKRRWGKWILMLGLSLAAAGLLYEGMHYPWGALLGRQAVPDDPAPVSDTWVETSAPEQPLAVLPGEEAENEPAADAEPMQAGIIKIPRLQAADNIVEGVDQPALRLGVGHMGGTALPGQTGNCVLAGHRPRDLLRHLDLVETGDTILLSDQENRYTYEVFRTMTVEPTEFWITEPVEGRDAVITLFTCTPYMVSTHRLVVQAELTETAPLS
- a CDS encoding BTAD domain-containing putative transcriptional regulator — encoded protein: MPHITVRMFGEFTVSIDGKVVSEPLRHAKKLRGVLQYLLLHADRPVSHSELYDTFWPEERSANPRGALKTLIHRLRAALVEGGADGDIPFFLVQQGSYQWNPALEAQIDAVEFEEACRRLSDSTLTQKKRTELLLRLSDLYSGRFLDGSELWMATPAAYLHECYRKVISELCDYYQRQDEPEQVITLCRKALRFDELDEELNYALILALTDAGRSQDALTQYQHVTELYYSELGVQVSDELRALYRRIAEAEQSMDLDIDNVRGVLEEKDSSSSGAYVCEYGIFQDIFRIEERCLARYGGRIFLGLLTVTGAKCETPTPDVLTKAMDRLLAAACQSLRRSDVIARYSQAQYVVLLSTVTYETGSMVLERIQKLFRRDNPRIPVSVSCKLRPLRPSHEENGQAG
- a CDS encoding type IV pilus twitching motility protein PilT, encoding MDLTEFFKNVVEKHASDAFFVAGMPPAYKLDGVLCRHTETRLMPADTAAIVAEIYNMAQNRPMARLEQTGEDDFAFSVPGMSRFRANVYRQRGSLAAVVRIITFDLPDPGTLHIPDEVMALADLAHGLMLVTGPAGSGKTTTLACLIDRINSTREGHIVTLEDPIEYLHHHKKSIVSQREIGVDTEGYVPALRAALRQAPDVILLGEMRDYETIRTAMTAAETGHLVISTLHTTGAANAIDRIVDAFPPAQQAQVRMQLSMVLRAVVSQQLVQGDHRVEPAFEIMRVNPAVSNLIRDAKQHQLGAVLQSSAAEGMRTMDGDLLRLFRAGVITAENALHCSIDREQMTKRLKSL